From the Helianthus annuus cultivar XRQ/B chromosome 17, HanXRQr2.0-SUNRISE, whole genome shotgun sequence genome, the window caagaactcttggataagggtttcattcgtcctagctctttgCCCTGGgggctccagtactatttgtgaaaaagaaagacggtaccttcaggatgtgcattgactaccgtgaactcaacaaggtgaccgtgaagaatcgctatcctcttccacgcatcgacgatctgttcgaccaattgcaagggtcgagctattattcgaagatagatctgaggtTAGGCTACcgtcagctgagagtccgggatgaggacgtctccaaaacagcattcagaacccgctacggccactacgagtttctaggtatgccatttgggttaacaaacgcacctgcagtcttcatggatcttatgaacagagtgtgcaaaccttacctggacaagtttgtgattgtcttcatcgacgacatcctgatctactctaagagtcaggaggaacacgagcagcatttacgactcatTTTGAAACTCCTTCGAACGGAGcagttatacgccaagtttttgaaatgcgacttctggcttcgtgaagtctactttctaggccacgtggtaaacaaggacgggattcatgtggatccatccaaggtagactcgattaagaactggcctgcaccgcgtacaccaacggaaattcgccaattcttgggtttggcaggttactacagaaggttcattaaagacttctcaaaaattgcgcagccgcttacactactgacacagaagggtgtcacctaccgttggggtagtactcaggaaaccgcttttcagcacttaaaagataggctttgcagcgcgcctattctttcattgccagagggcacggacgattttgtagtctattgcgatgcatccattcaaggtcttggatgtgtgttaatgcaacgtgacaaggtcattgcttatgagtcacgtcaacttaaggttcatgaacgaaactataccatgcacgatttagagctgggagctgttgttttcgcgcttaagatatggcgacattacctgtacggtaccaagtgcaccatctacaccgatcacaggagtctcgagcatatcttcaagcagaaggaattgaacatgcgtcaacgacgatgggtcgaacttttgaacgattacgaatgtgccatcaagtaccatccaggcaaagccaatgttgtggctaacgccctcagtcgaaaagacactacgcctagacgcgtataagcattacaacttaccatccagtctagtcttccggcacagatatgagatgctcaggtagaagcattgaaaccagaaaacgtcagggctgaagccctacgcggctcaaggcaacggttagaacaaaaagaagacggcgcctactacgtaacgggacgcatctgggttccactttatggaaaattacgcgagcttgtaatggatgaagcacataagtctcgctactcggtacatccaggttcggataaaatgtaccacgatctcagaattacgtattggtggcctagcatgaaggcccacatagcaacttacgtcggcaagtgtttgacttgtgggagagtcaagacggaatatcagaaaccatcaggcctacttcagcaaccaaggataccataatggaaatgggaagaaatttccatggattttgttactggcctgcctagatctcagcgtgggaatgatactatttgggtgatcgtggatcgactcactaagtctgcacacttcttagctatcaaggaaacagacaagttctctactttagcagacatttacttaaaagaagtggtttcgaggcacggggtgccaacctccattatttccgatcgttatgcacgatttacttcagaactgtggcaagcgatgcacaaatattttggctctcgattagacatgagcacaacttatcaccctcagacggatggccagtctgagcgcactatccagactctggaagacatgcttagggcatgtgtaattgacttcggcaacagctgggaaaaacatctctcgttagtggagttttcgtataacaacagttaccacaccagcattcaagccgctccatttgaggcattgtacgggcgtaaatgccgatcacctctttgttgggcagaggtgggtgatagtcagattactggtccagaacttgtggcagacgcaacggaaagaattgctcagatacgacaacgaatggcggcagctcgtgaccgtcagaaaaagCTACGATGATAatcgcaggaaaccactcgagttccaggttggggatcgagtgctactcaaagtctcaccatggaaaggtgtagttcattttggcaaacgaggcaagctcaatccgcggtatgtcggacctttcgaaatcatagaaagaataggcaaactggcctacaaactaaacctaccagcagaactcggtgcagttcacaacgttttccacgtgtcgaatctgaagaagtgtctgtcagatgagacccttatagttcctttgaaggagctcactatcgacgaacagttgtgattcgtcgaggaaccagtcgaaataattgttcacgaacagtacaaccactactgaggctgaagctactgcggaatttcgggacgaaattccaaaccaaccggggggggatgtgacaccccaggaaaaccatacaacttaactagcttcctcagtaagtacgtgctaaatttcgggatgaaatttctttcaacttggggataatgtgacaacccgtattccaGAACCTTTCTTTGTGTTTTGACGCAACTTGTATGAACGTTACTTGATTGATTGATGTGCTTGATTTCAATGTATGTTACGACGTTGTTATATTATGTGCTACGTGATTTTATGTGAATGCTATAAGTATAGTTGCATAACACTTGTCCTAAttgcacaagcccattcgggccacacatcTTGTAGGCGAAACACATGGGCAACCCGAAGATGGGTTCTGCACACTTCTCTTGTGcatgttcaataaccaatttAGGGGTTTTGAATTTCATAATTTACAAATCACCAACACACACATCAACCCTAATCgcctctccctctctctcgttTTCCTTTGAACCCGACGACAACTCTCTCTCGAAGACCTTCTCGGCTCCATCTTGTTTTCTGGTTAGTGTGTTGTTAAATTGTTATGAAACATCAAGTTGTGATTGTTATGATCTATGTAATATCTAGGGTGCTGTGCTAATAAAATTATAAATGAAAGTGTGCTCGTAAATCTGGAACATGTGTTTGATTTCAAGGTAGATCTATGTCATGAAATTGATAGGGTTGGCTTTGATTAGTTTGATTCAGGATTGATAAGCaataggttgcatgatagtctttGAATTTGTTAATCACATGATCCGATCGTATGTTCCATATGATATTGATTAATTGTTCTTGAATTGATGATGATTACGGTGATATGAATATGTTTGAATGCTGAATAATGGTTGGTTTGATCTAAGttgaaactgccaaaactgtTAGCAAAGGTTACAGAGATAATTGAGCTGAAAATAAGGAAATCTGTTACATTCATGatctcgacacgggttgcgagtcgagaactcacagTCTCGGGACCACATTACCAGCACCCCAACaacacgactcgagaccaaggttgcgagtcctgttgcgactcgagacctgactcgagaccacccagtCTCGACTGATAAATGCATAAGTCGAGACCTtcttagttgcgactcgagaacaccaagacttctactcgagaccgcctagtctcgactcgagatctctagtctcgactcgagaccatataaccGCATATactgttggacttgcacactgttacgggCCTAAGTAATTGGGCCGCACTGTTGGGCTTTGTTTGTTACGTGATTTCTACTGATGAACATATAATGTATATACTGTTAGCTGCCGTGTTTACACGAgtatgccatgatcaatacttgtatgCAACTTGTTAGTATACGTGTAGAAAACCATACGTGCATTTCTTAAACCTAGACCTgattgtatggtaaccatgttaggacgtggttgaccacatacaACTCAAGTGACTTTTTGTTTATCtgctgagcaaaccaaggtgagttcacactcttaccaaggcatgggattcccggggttgggaatggggttgaaTGTTTACTTGCACTTTCATCATTACCGGAatacgtaccactgacctcgttagagaaaggtcacttatagatacagctagactGGTAACACACGGGAAGCCCCacaaatcttcgcacacatgcctggaatggccgcgatacgaatactaatcttcgcacacatgcctggaatggccgcgatacgaatactaatcttcgcacacatgcctggagggccgcgatacaaacgtaactagtctagaatacatgggaaacccccactaatcttcgcaaacatgcctggaaggccgcgatacaaataaatacgatacatggtttacaaaacgaacacgTGAATTatgaaacgaatactataactaaacaaccagctgtgaactcgctcaactttgttgatgactcgttgttacatgccttgcaggtcaataggtactcatggagcttgcactgggaggcgcggtcgttgtggacatggatcgtggatgccatgttaaacattatgacatttcaaacttattacttatgattgggttttacatttatgcttccgctaaacattgaaactatacttttgttttggaacacctttcatattttttggttgaattacatttactattgttcagtatgattggtggcttgatcctggtaaTGTCACGCccccatgcggtgatactccgcgtgtggattttgggggtgtgacaaaaacccATCTGCAACAGATGATCCAGAATAACAGTGCTTTGAACTCCTTTTCCCTCCAATGGTAGTGGCATACAACATCTGATGATTTCTAAAGTCAGTTGTTTTCTAAAGTTTGTTACACACAAAGGTCTGTTGATATACAAAGTCTGTTGAAGACCAATCAACTATTTAAGTCAAAGAACTGCTAAAgtcaaaggcctgatcaaccttAATGGAAAGCACTGCTCAGTCTTCATCAGTGGTTGAGCATCATCAGCGGATAGCATTCATCAGTGTTTAGTTAATCATTGTCTAATGTAACAATGTCTATAATCAtcagtgtttagaggttgttAAGATTGTTAGCTGTCACTGTCTAGGTGATGTCATCAAAAATGCCACAATGTTTaggattttactataaatagacagTGCCTGTACTATTTTATTAGCTCTTTGCACACACTTGCATCTTGTACGAACTAAcattgtgagctcaggctgagggggagaaaGTGTTCATGCATACGTTGAATATTTTGCATTGAAATCATTCGACACAAAGTATATATGATGAAAGCTTTTCTTTCCTTGTTTATGTTATAATGTTTTTCATTCATTCCGCTGCAAATTATTCCTCTGTTTATcttctttcattgttcatcttataaaaacaacataaacaagtaaactcagatcctaacacctAAGTTTAGGTTGTTTTGAATTACGGTTGTGCTAAACATATTGATATTACATGAAAATATTCTTAGcctgttttattttataaaggctTAGGATATGGCACTAgccacttggtcgggtattgcAAAATGGCGAATGATATCAAAAAAATGCAAATAACCCGTTTTGCTTGATAGCATAAACACCTggggggttaatacgaccgtgtcctggacaTCGCGACTCATTCAATTGCAAATGGTCACAACTTAAGTGCGGGGTGTAAGCATACACCTGATAGAcgctgataatatatatatatatatatatatatatatatatatattatggtgtgtcgattaatcatGTACCGGCATATGATTTCTGGTCACCGActgtattgacaagcatgtaaaactagTAAAaagagatatagtttgtcccaagttatttaaaaatgatataccaaatggtatcaaataaattttgaaaagattttcaaaagagtcggttaattgtatttagcagtgaaaactgacgtattttcaaagactaaacgcaagttaattagCATATATGGAATAGGCTGGAGCGGCTTGGTCTTAGAAATTGGAAGTTGCAACTCTACAATAAAAGACCCTTATTAGTCTAAAGTGGCATTTTATTTCGATCAGCCTGTGGATATTTACGCGTACAACTTGTATAACTTTATCATTTAAATTCGAGATTTTAAGTTTATTGTTTTACTTTATTCCATCTTCTGTTGTCTATTGTGATACTGTTATCAACCATCACGCATAAACTTTAAGTCCAAGCCCACCGGGAAATCAGGGGGTGACAACTTCAATATTGCAGCATTTTGAGTTTCAAACACTAAACTTTGAGAATCGATATCTTATTCATCTTAGCTTCATTTTGGACGCGGTTTGGCTCGTTCCGAatctcttccaacatagaacacaaactcACAAAGAAATATATATACATTCACCTCAGTTTCTTATATATACTTCTAGGCCAAAACTAGGGGATAAAAAACATTTTCTATCTGTGAAAATTGTTATTTCCACAAATTTTCAACACATTTTAACATAACATTTATTCTTCACGTTATAACTAAATGTTGAgaatttttgttataaaaaaggggatatcatgattgCATACATGGATCATAATTGTAAAACCCCCTTATATGTGATGGTAAAAGTTAAATCATGCGATATACGTTTACCAAAAGATTGACATATTCATAAACATAAGACATACGATCGATGCATACACACACTTGAGTTTAATAAATTTAATCTCATAAACAAAAGAGCCACTATTGATGTATTAACTGATCGTGGAAGTACCATCGATGCTTGAAAAAGGAAAGTGTCGAACTGGTAGCTTAGACCTGGAATCGGACCAGCTTTCACATGTTTGGTTCATGGCAGGAACCAACATTGGTTGGACTACCCCTGTATGACAAGCGCGGTGAAACTAGTGATCCGATTAAAGTGATTTTACCGGTTTTGAGTAATGCTTTTCTCTAAATACTTTTTATGCATTTCTTTTTTTATACCTATGATCTAATATTATCATTTTTTTCAATCGATTTTTAAGTCGACATCATAACAACGTAAATGAacctctattttttttttttttttgaatggctaactgctttccacgtgtaaacccaccctttcggagctatgtccaaaagtcgactactcgaccaccgCTAGACAGCGTAGCACACCTCTAATGCGCGGAAAACCCGTGCAATAGGTAAAACCACCCCCCACCCCCCGAACTCGAACCCGGGTAAAACCCCGGGCCAAGCCCTCACCGAGATGTCTAATACCCAGCACCAATCGAGGATCGAACCGGCGCCTCTAAAGAGACAACCGGCCAACCAACCAACTGAGCAGAGCTGGGGTAATGGACAAATGAACCTCTATTATTTGTAAAATTTTGGTTCAAACGCGTGATTGAAAAAAACATATGGACAATATAATATTAGCATAATATTTTATAAACATAACTTCATTATCACCAAACCCTACACCCACTCATTTTCTCTATTTATACCTTCCAAACCCTCTTTATCATAAAAAGTGAAACACTACAATTTCCAGTTCTGATCTTACAAACTCTCATGGGTACCATCAAAATTCTATTTTGGTGCTTTTTGTTCGCCGGAATCTTGTTTATCCGACAAACCACCGCAAGATTCATTCACTTTAATGGTAAAACAGAAACGGTGTCTTATGTTTCCAATCCACCTTTATCATCTGCTGCTGGATATGCATCATCTTCTTTGGCTCCAGAGCCGTCGTCTAAGGGGGAGGAGGAGAACGATAAGAGTGGCGGCCACGAGGTTCATACGGAAAACCATCATCACTCGGATAAATCTGTCGCTGGCGGTGGTGTGATCATTGGTGGTCTTGTTACGGCAGCTTTTGCAACTCTTTATTGCTACATTAAGGTTACGCGCAAAAGGGATGGCAAATAGGATTAATGCTTAAGTTGTTATTGTATCTTTTTTTCTAGGATATAGTTATTCAAGTCCCatgaaatttataacatcaaatatACCATTTGAACATATATGATAATGGTTTTTTTTTACCATCTTGTTTTTTTCTAATTTAGTATATATACACGCAAGTGCGAAGTGTTGGATTTTAGAAAGGTGTAAAAGTTAGTAATTTGACTAATATATATGAAATGTTAGTATTTTACGGTTGAATTGTATGTTTACCTGGTTTTGTACAATTGTAAAACTATTTATGTGACTCTTGGCTTCAGTAAAAATATCATATTATAAATTATTGTTACTACTTACATTTAAGAATTTCGAAGGAAAGGCTTTTCTAAAGATTAGAGCTAGTGTTTTCTGAAAAATATAAAAGTTCAATGTTAGTGACTCATCTCAAGAACTTTTGGCAATTGAGTCTTACTTCGACCATTGAACCCACTCACGTGAGTAATTAGAAACACAAAGATTATTTGaagagtaaattatgattttgacCCATGTGGtcatatcacttttacccttttagttgaatttttttttttttaacatctgagctcttaacgtctttttttctaacccttttggcccctaacgtcttttttttaacccttttggctcctaacatttaatggatgaggttagtgttaggggtcaaaagagttagaaaaaaaaaagacgttgaggaCTCAGATGTTAAAAACTTCTTTTTTGGGCCAAAAGGGTAAAAGTAATATCACCAAATgagccaaaatcgtaatttactctatttgaATAAGAAACACTTAtttttttatagaataataatTTATAGAGATTGCTTTAAAACATTTGTTGTGAGATGATTTGTTGCTGTTAGGTCACGTCTATTTATACTAGTAGCCTCTTTTCCAACAAATAGGACTAGATCACGTATATGTATCTAGATCTTCAAGCATTTACAAGGCTTCTAGGAGCTTCCAAGTCGACTAGTCTTGATTAGTCTTCATGAATAATGTGGAAGCCTTCAAAATCTCGACATAGTATTGATTATTCTTCAGGAACTGAGCTAAACCGAGTAGACCTCTGAACTTGCTTGGTTCATTTACAATCAAGTCGGAAATCGAACTAACATCTTCCAAGCATTAAATTTTCGAGCGGGCGATTTGGTCAATCTTATTATCTAGTGTGTCATTCGGTTATAATTTGCATAGTATTTTTAATGAGTGAATACGTTGTGGCCGATGATGAGGTCGAGCAGTGGCCGATGACAGCGGcagaactagcccaaaaatttaggGGCAtcctaattttttattttttagaccaGGGGTATCCTTTGTCTAACGGAGACGAAGTTGCgaggtatttttacactacggaaacGGAGTTAAGGGATATTTTTAGACTACGAAGACGGGGTTGAGTGGTAGCCCGTCCTACCTCTACTAACATTGTAAGTCCGCCACTGGCCGATGAGGCAATGTGCAAACTGTTCAAGTCAACTACTATCGCTTGATGGCTTAGGGTTTTACCTTTGATTTAGTGTTAATTTTTTGATTGGGTAGATTAGGTTAATGTATGACTATAACTGTATAT encodes:
- the LOC118489196 gene encoding uncharacterized protein LOC118489196 codes for the protein MGTIKILFWCFLFAGILFIRQTTARFIHFNGKTETVSYVSNPPLSSAAGYASSSLAPEPSSKGEEENDKSGGHEVHTENHHHSDKSVAGGGVIIGGLVTAAFATLYCYIKVTRKRDGK